A region of Lepeophtheirus salmonis chromosome 13, UVic_Lsal_1.4, whole genome shotgun sequence DNA encodes the following proteins:
- the LOC121127865 gene encoding uncharacterized protein isoform X2: MSIKMKGLLKHYGLVLGILVGFGAFLWIFFQLYVLSKTESDSNSPLRLARYLDIAFGLLGFTSSLALIYGSVVESKTWLSVWTFGSLCVILGNWSWFFYRKYGDESPESLNKARLAGLVLTFLYIGASAPVLIYYKALQSGIRESSSVYKRKRNPMYCPCNHNRKSDELPVVPVENNLYAPV; this comes from the exons ATGAGTATTAAAATGAAAGGACTACTGAAACACTATGGACTCGTATTGGGAATACTTGTAGGATTTGGAGCCTTTCTTTGGATCTTTTTCCAACTTTACGTCCTCTCCAAAACAGAAAGTGACTCCAATTCCCCTCTCAGATTGGCAAGGTATTTGGATATTGCTTTTGGACTTCTTGGGTTCACATCCAGTTTGGCTCTCATTTATGGATCTGTCGTTGAGAGTAAAACTTGGCTATCCGTTTGGACATTTGGGAGCCTCTGTGTCATTCTGGGAAACTGGAGTTGGTTCTTTTACAGAAAGTATGGTGACGAATCACCAGAATCTTTGAATAAAGCAAGATTGGCTGGTCTAGTCCTAACTTTTTTGTACATTGGAGCCTCAGCACCTGTTTTAATATACTACAAGGCCTTACAGTCTGGAATCAGGGAAAGTTCATCTGTTTATAAACGCAAAAGGAATCCCATGTATTGCCCTTGTAATCATAATCGGAAATCGGATGAGTTGCCCGTTGTACCTGTTG AGAACAATTTATATGCCCCAGTGTGA
- the LOC121127813 gene encoding uncharacterized protein, whose product MYNCIYTKMEMFWVVYLILQFGFYTWTSSANSIPSKDVMLLDYLPVAMSVRAIDENLEKDDNLHDEEVLKMSFTKIPDAKKSLTDKAILSLDDEPAKSDQLLPNSDSLKGLNKEKIDDLEIIGKTDTKKSFTGKEFMDKTIQSVATLGYKTTMMMLNKNTTNCPQNASQPQSPEANNPTNASSPLLSGSAENSSSQGGGNGSDASGNSSSPDGSNGTDVGGNSSSPGGGNGTDAGGNSSSPDGGNGTDAGGNSSSPDGGNGTDAGGNASSAGEANGTAALFYNNLNPTNGSIQLLPDTIEDPVLLNATKYMKMSASNKTANSSSISYSMMSPSNKTANSSSISYSMMSPSNKTANSSSISYSMMSPSNKTANSSSISYSMMSPSNKTANSSSISYLKMSPSNKTENSSSISYSKMSPSNEKANKSSIFYSGLSSVNRSPKLYSTNSTYYSKSKGVMGMGNITESQSSEAANRSLYAQIPISEQTEGDGSIIF is encoded by the exons ATGTATAATTGTATCTATACGAAAATGGAAATGTTTTGGGTCGTATATTTAATCTTGCAATTTGGTTTTTACACGTGGACCTCCAGTGCAAATAGTATTCCAA GTAAAGATGTAATGCTTCTTGACTACCTTCCAGTTGCAATGTCCGTAAGAGCGATAGATGAAAATTTGGAAAAGG atgataATCTTCATGATGAAGAAGTATTAAAAATGTCCTTTACAAAAATTCCGGATGCCAAAAAATCATTGACGGATAAGGCCATACTTAGCTTAGATGATGAACCAGCCAAGAGCGACCAACTACTCCCAAATTCTGATTCATTGAAAGGattgaataaagaaaagatAGATGACCTTGAAATTATCGGAAAAAccgatacaaaaaaaagttttaccgGGAAAGAATTTATGGACAAAACTATACAATCAGTAGCAACTTTGGGCTATAAAACAACTATGAtgatgttgaataaaaatacgACAAATTGTCCACAGAATGCTAGTCAACCACAATCTCCAGAAGCAAATAATCCAACAAATGCCTCATCTCCTCTATTAAGTGGAAGTGCTGAAAATTCTTCTTCTCAAGGAGGAGGAAATGGTTCAGATGCGAGTGGCAATAGCTCAAGTCCTGATGGAAGTAATGGGACAGATGTGGGTGGCAATAGCTCAAGTCCTGGTGGAGGTAATGGAACTGATGCGGGTGGAAATAGCTCAAGCCCTGATGGAGGTAATGGAACTGATGCGGGTGGAAATAGCTCAAGTCCTGATGGAGGTAATGGAACTGATGCAGGAGGTAATGCTTCCAGTGCAGGAGAAGCAAATGGGACCGcagctttattttataataatttgaatccGACTAATGGATCTATTCAACTACTACCAGATACTATTGAAGATCCTGTATTATTAA atGCAACTAAGTATATGAAGATGTCAGCATCGAATAAAACGGCCAATTCTAGCTCAATATCCTATTCCATGATGTCACCATCGAATAAAACGGCAAATTCTAGCTCAATATCCTATTCCATGATGTCACCATCGAATAAAACGGCAAATTCTAGCTCAATATCCTATTCCATGATGTCACCATCGAATAAAACGGCAAATTCAAGCTCAATATCCTATTCCATGATGTCACCATCAAATAAAACGGCAAATTCTAGctcaatatcatatttaaagatGTCACCatcaaataaaacagaaaattcTAGCTCAATATCATATTCGAAGATGTCGCCGTCGAATGAAAAAGCAAATAAGAGTTCAATCTTTTACTCAGGACTATCTTCAGTGAACAGATCTCCCAAGCTTTACTCCACCAATTCGACTTACTACAGTAAATCCAAAGGAGTCATGGGCATGGGTAACATCACAGAGAGTCAATCAAGTGAAGCAGCCAATAGGAGTTTATACGCTCAAATACCAATATCTGAACAAACCGAAGGAGATGGATCGATTATATTCTAA
- the LOC121128638 gene encoding uncharacterized protein, with amino-acid sequence MPHTGQAGVNQLGGVFVNGRPLPDYVRRRIVELAMMGVRPCDISRQLLVSHGCVSKILTRFYETGSVKPGSIGGTRPKQVTTPSIVKRILRIKLENPGLFAWEIRDQLISQRLCDPNNIPSISSINRILRNAGHLDDTPRIGQTSASSTSSQISNISLNATPLTGQQAPHESNEATKITLDSNVKIIESSKEKIPTDIPQTSNIAADVLSSFPHIWNRGALMSMYPYIWPGYPLDSSSLLSERYYNHVEQPNGIVAAAAAAAAAAVCAANVSNSGNRSLNHARIQESKSNTTNPSFTSTIFQNVTSTTSFGGNAQDMSEMNEPSSTTQEPSSSGSKKGSPSFHSIDEILNKNFDKGSKKLKSSVIHVEEDEDTDNIIDPVCITSLKTSPI; translated from the exons gACAAGCTGGAGTTAATCAACTTGGGGGCGTTTTTGTAAACGGAAGACCACTTCCAGACTATGTTCGAAGACGGATAG tTGAATTAGCCATGATGGGAGTACGTCCTTGTGACATCTCTAGGCAACTTTTAGTATCCCATGGGTgtgtatctaaaatattaacaagATTTTATGAAACTGGGTCTGTCAAACCTGGATCCATAGGAGGTACCAGACCAAAG caaGTGACGACTCCTTCGATTGTCAAAAGAATTCTTAGGATCAAATTGGAAAATCCTGGACTTTTTGCATGGGAAATACGAGATCAACTTATTTCTCAACGCTTATGCGATCCCAATAATATTCCTTCAATTTCCTCGATTAATCGCATACTCCGGAATGCAGGGCATTTAGATGATACTCCAAGAATTGGGCAGACTTCCGCCTCTTCAACCTCTAGTCAAATCAGCAATATTTCACTCAATGCAACTCCATTAACTGGACAGCAAGCACCCCATGAGAGTAATGAGGCAACAAAAATCACCTTGGATTCTAATGTAAAGATAATCGAATCTTCAAaag AAAAAATCCCTACGGATATTCCTCAGACATCCAATATAGCGGCAGATGTTCTATCCTCCTTCCCTCATATCTGGAATCGGGGAGCTCTTATGTCAATGTACCCATACATTTGGCCCGGATATCCTCTGGATTCTTCATCCCTTTTGTCAGAAAGATACTATAATCATGTAGAACAGCCAAATGGAATTGTAGCAGCAGCAGCCGCCGCTGCAGCTGCTGCAGTTTGTGCTGCAAATGTGTCAAATTCGGGAAATAGGTCTTTAAATCATGCAAGGATTCAAGAATCAAAATCTAACACAACGAATCCCTCTTTTACATCcaccatttttcaaaatgttacaTCAACAACCTCCTTTGGAGGGAATGCACAGGATATGTCTGAGATGAATGAACCTTCTTCAACAACACAAGAGCCATCTTCCAGTGGGAGTAAAAAGGGTAGTCCTTCCTTTCACTCCATCGATGAAATCCTCAACAAGAATTTTGACAAAGGCTCCAAGAAATTAAAGAGCTCAGTAATACACGTGGAAGAGGATGAAGATACTGATAATATCATTGATCCCGTTTGCATAACAAGCTTAAAAACATCACCAATTTAA
- the LOC121127870 gene encoding sodium/glucose cotransporter 4, with the protein MMDELDTESNLHWSDNAVIICYFIGVIGVGIWASCKSKGNTVDGYFLASKTMHWIPVGASLFASNIGSGHFIGLAGSGASSGIINGAYELNSLIVLIILGWYFVPVYTSSRVVTMPEYMCSRFEGQRIRIFLSFQALLLYIFTKISADLYAGSLFIKESLGWKGESGFYLSVFVLLIIACIFTIAGGLSAVIWTDFVQTILMLAGSLYLMVLAFVKVGGYESLLNKYSESEADANYSSYKLVDGNNVSCGAIDPNFMHFFRPIDDGSIPWTGYLGITISSIWYWCADQVIVQRTLSAKNISHAKAACLLAGYIKLLPLFLLVFPGMAARVLFKNEVGCSDPIVCKSICDEEGGCSNIAFIRLVLTLMPNGARGLMIAVMLAALMSSLTSIFNSASTIFTIDIWNRFRKDCSEIEQVIVGRCFVIFLVLISVLWMPLISFIGNAQLFIYIQAISAYLAPQVTVMFLMALFWKRMTESGAFWGLITGFVFGMLRLILEIIYSPPACGKEDTRPAFVILFVGNIHFLHYGTFLFFLTGIVIISVSLATDPIPEYKLNGLLYFTRNEPVEYSVSKSNLGKSKSSSHQEVPNALRMACCLKKQEKTMEPPSRKKTLSYEEHAKLLHENKCTKEILYIQAAFMAAACGFVSAFYF; encoded by the exons ATGATGGATGAACTAGACACTGAGAGTAATCTTCATTGGTCAGACAACGCTGTCATAATATGCTATTTTATAGGTGTTATAGGCGTTGGTATTTGG GCATCATGTAAAAGTAAAGGAAATACAGTTGATGGATACTTTTTGGCCTCAAAAACCATGCATTGGATTCCT GTTGGAGCTTCTTTATTTGCAAGTAATATAGGGTCTGGACATTTCATTGGTTTAGCAGGCTCTGGGGCTAGTTCTGGAATTATAAATGGAGCTTATGAATTAAAC agCCTTATTGTTCTCATTATTCTGGGATGGTACTTTGTACCCGTGTACACTTCTTCCAGAGTTGTAACAATGCCTGAGTACATGTGTAGCCGCTTTGAAGGACAAAGGATTCGTATTTTTCTCTCATTCCAAgctttacttttatatattttcactaaAATATCC GCTGATTTATATGCTGGCTCACTCTTCATAAAAGAGTCATTGGGATGGAAGGGAGAGAGTGGATTTTACTTATCAGTATTTGTGCTTCTCATAATTGCATGTATATTTACAATAGCTGGTGGTTTATCTGCTGTGATATGGACAGATTTTGTGCAGACAATTTTGATGCTTGCTGGATCCCTTTATCTCATGGTATTAG CGTTCGTTAAGGTTGGTGGCTATGAAAGCCTTCTGAATAAGTATTCAGAATCTGAAGCTGATGCAAACTATAGCTCATATAAGTTAGTGGATGGCAATAATGTATCATGTGGTGCAATAGATCCCAACTTCATGCACTTTTTTAGACCTATTGATGATGGAAGCATTCCTTGGACCGGATATTTGGGCATAACAATTTCCTCAATATGGTATTGGTGTGCAGATCAAGTCATTGTTCAAAGAACCCTTTCTGCCAAAAATATAAGTCATGCTAAAGCTGCATGCTTGTTGGCGGGATATATTAAACTTCTCCCCTTGTTCCTTTTGGTTTTTCCAGGAATGGCAGCTCGTGTTCTTTTCAAGAATGAG GTTGGATGCTCGGATCCGATTGTTTGTAAAAGCATTTGCGATGAAGAAGGTGGATGTTCCAATATTGCCTTCATTCGATTGGTTTTAACTTTAATGCCTAATGGAGCTAGGGGCCTAATGATTGCAGTCATGTTGGCTGCTCTTATGTCTTCATTGACTTCCATTTTCAATTCAGCGTCTACTATTTTCACTATAGATATTTGGAATCGTTTCAGAAAAGATTGTTCAGAGATTGAGCAAGTGATTGTTGGACG atgctttgttatatttttggttCTAATATCGGTTTTGTGGATGCCTCTCATTTCATTCATTGGAAATGCACagctctttatatatattcaagctATTTCTGCATATTTAGCTCCTCAAGTGACTGTTATGTTTTTAATGGccttattttggaaaagaatgACTGAATCT ggAGCATTCTGGGGATTGATTACTGGATTCGTATTTGGAATGCTACGTttgattttggaaataatatacTCTCCTCCTGCATGTGGAAAGGAGGATACACG ACCTGCTTTTGTGATACTCTTCGTAGGAAACATCCACTTTCTTCATTACGGgacttttttgttctttttaacaGGAATAGTCATAATAAGTGTGTCCCTTGCCACAGATCCTATTCCAGAATATAAG tTAAATGGCTTGCTTTATTTTACGCGTAATGAACCAGTGGAGTACAGTGTATCTAAATCAA ATTTAGGTAAATCTAAAAGTTCCTCTCATCAAGAAGTACCAAATGCTTTGAGAAtggcttgttgtttaaaaaaacaggaaaaaacCATGGAGCCACCATCTCGAAAGAAAACACTATCATACGAAGAGCATGCCAAACttttacatgaaaataaatGCACTAAAGa gatattatatattcaagCTGCATTCATGGCTGCCGCATGTGGTTTTGTATCTGCATTTTACTTTTGA
- the LOC121127865 gene encoding uncharacterized protein isoform X3: MSIKMKGLLKHYGLVLGILVGFGAFLWIFFQLYVLSKTESDSNSPLRLARYLDIAFGLLGFTSSLALIYGSVVESKTWLSVWTFGSLCVILGNWSWFFYRKYGDESPESLNKARLAGLVLTFLYIGASAPVLIYYKALQSGIRESSSVYKRKRNPMYCPCNHNRKSDELPVVPRTIYMPQCD, translated from the exons ATGAGTATTAAAATGAAAGGACTACTGAAACACTATGGACTCGTATTGGGAATACTTGTAGGATTTGGAGCCTTTCTTTGGATCTTTTTCCAACTTTACGTCCTCTCCAAAACAGAAAGTGACTCCAATTCCCCTCTCAGATTGGCAAGGTATTTGGATATTGCTTTTGGACTTCTTGGGTTCACATCCAGTTTGGCTCTCATTTATGGATCTGTCGTTGAGAGTAAAACTTGGCTATCCGTTTGGACATTTGGGAGCCTCTGTGTCATTCTGGGAAACTGGAGTTGGTTCTTTTACAGAAAGTATGGTGACGAATCACCAGAATCTTTGAATAAAGCAAGATTGGCTGGTCTAGTCCTAACTTTTTTGTACATTGGAGCCTCAGCACCTGTTTTAATATACTACAAGGCCTTACAGTCTGGAATCAGGGAAAGTTCATCTGTTTATAAACGCAAAAGGAATCCCATGTATTGCCCTTGTAATCATAATCGGAAATCGGATGAGTTGCCCGTTGTACCT AGAACAATTTATATGCCCCAGTGTGATTGA
- the Tapdelta gene encoding translocon-associated protein subunit delta: MGKLVMLIGLLGLFSSVVGGEKCVDPEVKSTSYTSSDSSALTHVPFVADFSLKCSKGAVPSNLYARIPTSTGPVVILPVIHSSSTPNRHQVSWTLETKKAKSGNYQVQLFDEEGYKAIKRAMDHNEDVDAIKPLATVVVTHAGAFNGHYINSELLATILSVVIFYVAYTSKTSLLS, translated from the exons ATGGGTAAACTTGTGATGTTAATTGGATTATTGGGCCTTTTCTCTTCTGTAGTGGGAG GCGAGAAGTGTGTGGATCCGGAAGTGAAATCCACATCCTACACTTCCTCCGACTCCTCCGCACTGACCCATGTGCCTTTCGTTGCGGATTTCAGTCTGAAATGCTCTAAGGGAGCCGTTCCCTCGAATCTCTACGCTCGCATCCCAACCTCAACAGGACCCGTTGTCATTCTTCCCGTGATTCACTCTTCGTCCACCCCCAACAGACATCAAGTCTCTTGGACCCTTGAGACCAAGAAAGCCAAATCCGGGAATTATCAAGTTCAGCTCTTTGATGAGGAGGGCTACAAGGCCATCAAAAGAGCTATGGATCACAACGAGGATGTGGACGCTATCAAGCCCCTCGCTACAGTTGTTGTGACTCACGCG ggtgCATTTAATGGACATTACATCAATTCGGAGCTTCTAGCTACGATTTTATCTGTTGTTATCTTTTACGTGGCTTATACGTCAAAAACCTCTCTCCTTTCATGA
- the LOC121127865 gene encoding SOSS complex subunit B2 isoform X1 has protein sequence MVEFISVRSLKPGLKDLQLKCIVLEIGRPNLTKDGHEVRTVKVADRTGSVNLSLWDEPGKLINCGDIVRLSKVYTNVWKNCLTLYIGKGGELSKVGEFCLVYSETPFLSEPSLELAAVQAQIQADRAAANNSGPGKMYSNNNGPSGGTNSNVNIPNNNNNSTSNSSVNNTSNLGTDPRNWPNGNFRVGANSNNNIPNVNRNTQENNLYAPV, from the exons ATGGTTGAGTTCATTTCTGTTCGTAGTTTAAAGCCTGGGCTCAAGGATTTACAGCTTAAATGTATTGTTCTTGAGATAGGACGCCCAAATTTGACCAAAGATGGGCATGAA gTCCGAACAGTGAAAGTGGCTGATAGAACTGGGTCTGTAAATCTATCCTTATGGGATGAACCGGGTAAATTGATTAATTGCGGTGACATAGTCAGACTATCCAAGGTTTATACAAATGTTTGGAAGAATTGTTTAACGCTCTACATTGGGAAAGGTGGGGAACTCTCCAAGGTGGGGGAGTTTTGTCTCGTTTATAGTGAAACTCCATTTTTAAGTGAGCCAAGCCTAGAGTTGGCTGCCGTGCAGGCTCAAATACAAGCGGACAGAGCAGCAGCAAACAATTCAGGTCCTGGTAAAATGTACTCAAATAATAATGGACCCTCGGGAGGAACTAACAGCAATGTCAATATCcctaataacaataataacagtACTTCCAACTCATCTGTCAATAATACTAGTAATCTTGGAACAGATCCCAGAAATTGGCCGAATGGGAATTTTAGGGTTGGTGCTAATAGCAACAACAATATACCCAACGTTAATCGAAATACGCAAG AGAACAATTTATATGCCCCAGTGTGA